The Anolis sagrei isolate rAnoSag1 chromosome 6, rAnoSag1.mat, whole genome shotgun sequence genome includes the window aagttcttcctcatgttcagatggaatctcctctcttgtagtttgaagccattgttccgcgtcctagtctccaaggaagcagaaaacaagcttgctccctcttccctgtgacttcctctcacatatttatatatttatagtcctcaatggactggtacctgactttaattaactgtactttctctgtaggaaaaaaccctatttaacctctcccgggctgtttactatctatgcctcatcagtgtgggtcctactaccaattccaaatgcgtctgggtatcaagtagacctaccagccaaggcttgtagagATTTCTgatggagttccatggatctgtagtgttgtcctccctcagagaattctttgaaaacctcagggttgttttcccgctgattgctgtgaggctgagaggctgtgagatctcagccagagccttgagacattttccctggaatttctgtttctgtttccctgaatgttcttgagaaaagaagctggTCTAcctcctatagtttagcttccttatgtgagactgcccaaaaaatggctcctttccctcccagagccctgaacaaggggcggaaccaaagcttaattatgatggacaggaggcctgccctatgactgcaaacagataacagaaagaaaataaagttggagctcctggtacagcctaACCAGCACAAACtaatcctgttaatttgctctgtttctaTGATTTTTCTTATGCTGTTATTCATTatcatctaccttactaaaccactttatcctttaactcGGCTCCGGCACAGCTTACTTTTCTGAactatctctctctacgttccacctcgtaatttaagatctactgcggaagccctgcttttggtcccaccggcgtcacaagcgcgtctggtgggggtgggggacagggccttctcagtggtggcccctcacttgtggaattcgctccccaatgagattagatcggcgtccttcctcctcacttttaggaaaaaactgaagtcGTGGTTTTGGAGTCAGGTTTTTGGAGTCAGCAGCACTTAGGCACTGAATCGGACCACAGGATTATGACAATGGGAAACGGATATGTGATTTTGATTAGGCGACTATgttagtatatgagtatgtgattttaattaatgttattgttaattttttatgtatttgattttatgttgttgtattgatattatggcattgaattgttgcctgtgtaagccgccctgagtcctccctcgggggtgagaagggtggggtagaagcgatgtaaataaataatataaataaataatagttcacgtagtggttttcctcccacctccaaaattagtctgctgttattgttgttgctagttatttttgttatgttgttttatgctgtttttacgattgtttaattgttattgctttattttaattgtattctgcctgggcttgggcctcatgtaagccaccccgagtcccttcggggagatggaggcggggtagaaaaataaacttcttcttcttccttctttcttcctcctcctcctcctcctccttcttctaatCTTTcccaagagaacctaaaagagGCACTAACCCCGCTCTACTCTCTCTGCCGTGGCACTACCTTATAGctattttgaatgcctgggtggcaAAATGGCAGCATCAAGGCAGCATCATCTCTTTCCCCTCTGCAATGTGACCtttgatttatccatgggtcatatacaCATTCATATTTTTGACCCCCAAACCCGCTCTCAGATTATACATGATGTCTAcgtacttatacatgagtatatatgataaTTCATTGTGCCTGAAAACAATATTCCTGTACCTAATTCACAGTGCTACACAGAGCTTTGACATGATTACTTACAAATGACTGGTCACAATGACTGTAACACAAGGATAACTTTGCCTCTTATATAACTGTAACCTTTAGATGCTTTTGTAGTTACAGGCCTGTAGCTTCATTAAATAATGAAGCAGAGATATAGCATGACTCAAGTGTTGTCTTATGCTATGTCTTGTGTTCCGTTGCAGTTGTTGAGTTGATGCCTGTTGGATAAGCAGAGAGTGAATTTTATACAACAGGCTAAAGACCTGTAACATTAAggtatttaaaaagcaatttactTAGGACCTCATCCGACATTGTGTtctttatattgtcgaaggctttcatggctggaatcattgggttgttgtaggttttttcgggctatatggccatgttctagaggcattctctcctgacgttttgcctgcatctatggcaagcatctcagaggttgtgaggtcctcacaacctctgaggatgctttccatagatgagGGATAAGATAAAGATAAATGTGGTCGAGGAAACTGGATAGCCTGGTTAGGCCTGTCCAGTAAAGCTCAGgccatgaaaagaagagaagtagCAGAATAACtaaaaggaaagtagaaatagACAAAGGGATTATTGGGCTACTGTATGAGGAATTAATCTCCTTAacttacaaaacaaaaaacaacccttATAGAAAATTGGCAACAAGAGAAAAACTTCAGTGAGAAATTAATTGTGTCTTGGATTGAcaatattcataaaattaaacatatgaGGATCAAGGAAACCCAAAGGAAAATAATCTCCAAATGGCATAGGACCACCCACCCAATTAGCACACATAATGGGAAATATCTCAAACAAATGCtggcactagggctgggcaaccacggaaaaatttgtttctaaactcgattcgtttttagggggtttttgcgtttcgatttttaaaagaattccgaaatttttctttaaaaaagttcgaaatttacgaaatttcggaaattacgaaacaattacgaaacaataatgaatcgatttgttaatggcggacgcagactcgcaatacactaaaaaaaacctccaaatgggacagggggaacttctgaagcttccctctccctctgttgttgactgttggtgtgataattatattttttttcactgataaaacaaacaacaactataaaacttgcaccagacatgcggaaataataacgaaacgatttcgaaacgatttcgaaacaattacgaaacgaattgaaaaattcgtttcgatttttagttgctcctgaatggttcaatatcgcttcgttataaaaaaataacgaattaataacgaattacgaaattaacgaacgaaaccgcccagccctagctgGCACAAATGTGGGGGGATAGGTacattctcccacatgtggtgggattgtagaaaaattcagaattattATGGTAAAATAAGGACTGTGGTGGAAAacataatagggaaagaattaatgtgGGATAAAGCCAGGTTCATGTCGCTCACCataaaggcaaaggaagataatAATTGGatagaaatcctaaaatatatgacagccgcAATACAGGCCACAATAGCCCGGGGATGGAGAGAcgatacaaaatgggatttggaaacctggtgggcttatctatcagaatatataattaatgattttatcaatcaagggaaaaacaagtatataaatagtcaaagagaacaagactggtttaggaaatggtctgtgttaattgacaaaatagacggagacgacaaatacagtattttgaaccaggctttccacatggttaaattgatgcaatgacatgatttagaattgctgttccaggggggtgggggtgggggtggggggaatggggggaggggggtttgttGGGCGATAAATAATTAAGGAATGTATAGAATGTCATTTAAGGAAAATTTACTTTTGAAATAATGTTtattgaaataagtcctgtatggcaaaatttttgataattgttgggatgtatcaaaatatttttttaaaaaatcgaaaAAAAATATTGTCAGAATTTCTAAAGATTCAGCTGACTTTGCAAGGGCAATaaacctttttattttattttttaaatccacATGTCTTGTGCTTTAAACTATAAGCATAAGTATTGAAATGTTACTCTTGCAAACTGTTTCAGTAAAACAGTATAGAATTGTACTTTAAAAATTGTTATGACTATATCATGTAATGTTTAGTAGGCTATTTAGATGGGAATGTCTTCTGCCAAGTGATTTGCATTGCAACACGACAGAGAAAGAAGCTTGCATTTGGTAAATTGCTTTTCAAGAAGGGTAGGTGGTGCTAGAAGATGCCTGGTTTTGCACTAGGCATATACAACTGATTgacaatgattgacaactggaaaatagagggagaaaatgtggaggccgagACAGACTTTGTaattctaggcgcaaagattactgcagatgcagactgtggccaggaaatcagaagacgcttacttcttgggaggagagcaatgtccaatctcgataaaatagtaaagagtagagacatcagactggcaacaaagatccgcatagtcaaagccatggtattccctgtagtaacctacgaatgtgagagctggaccttagggaaggccgagcgaaggaagatcgatgcttttgagctgtggtgttggaggaaagttctgagagtgccttggactgcgagaagatccaaccagtccatcctccaggaaataaagcccgactgctcactggagggaaggatactagagacaaagttgaagtactttggccacatcatgaggagacagcaaatcctagagaagacaattatgctggggaaagtagaaggaaaaaggaagaggggccgaccaagggcaagatggatggatggcatccttgaagtgactggactgaccttgaaggagctgggggtggtgacggcagacagggagctctggcgtgggctggtccatgaggtcacgaagaatcggagacgactgaacgaatgaacaacaacatatacaacTGTGGGCTCTGGAGAGATCCCATTCCACCCAGTGAATGAGAATTGACACCAAGCCCTGCTATCCACCTGAGAAGAGGTGAATACAGAGGGCTTTCTCAATACTTGCAAGTCAAGACAACATAAGCAGTTGGAAAAATGGATCCAGAGAGGTCTCTTTTTTGCAAGAACAAGAAAATGGGAGAATGGGGCATGCCAATTTTTTTTCTTAGCCATTCCTAATCATATAACCATAGAataattgaattggaagagatcacatggatcatctagtccaaccccctgccattaaggaaaagcttaatcaaagcacccctgaaagatagatatccaacttctgtttaaaagcctccaaagaagaagctttcaCTACACTCagatgcagagagttccactactgagcagctcttacagtcaaaaggttcttcctaatattcaggtggaatctcctttcctgtaatttgaactcgtTGCTAcaggtcctagtctccaagggagCGGAAAAtaagccttatatatatatatatcattattttaaatatatgagaTATATTTAATCtatctcctttcaaatatttaaacatgacaatCATGTCTCACCTCAacattctctccttcaggctaattatagaatcatagagttggaagagatctcatgggccatccagtccaaccccattctgccaagaaacaggaaaatcgcattcaaagcatccccaacagatggccatccagcctctgtttaaaagcttccaaagaaggagcctccacctcactctggggcagagagtttcactgctcaacggctctcacagtcaggaagttcttcttaatgttcagatggaatctcctttcttgtagttctatatgcgaccacttgctcagctggttcgaggttttgggtttgagtgttatcagtatgccgatgacactcagctggtgctgaagatggaaggccgaccggactctgtacccgattgtttccatcagtgcctcgaggccattactggatggctgcgtgccagcaggttgagggtgaatccagcaaagacggagatcctatggctgggtggaccgggcagtggggacatccatttgctcaccctggatggcgaggtgttacgcccgtcatcattggtaaagagtctgggagtccttttggaccttctgctgacaatggaggcccaggtctccgccgtgagcagaaccgccttctttcacctgcggcaggctagacggctggccccctacctgttcagggatgacctagctacggtgatccaggccacggtcatctcaagactggactactgtaacaccctctacattggcctccctctgtcggtgattcggaagctcaagttggtacaaaacgcagctgctcggcttcttgcgggaattccgatgagatgccacataacaccaatcttactacagctgcattggttaccaattgagcaccggatcactttcaaagtgatggtactcacctttaaggccttgcatggtctggggccaatgtatctgagggatcgtctcaccccctaccaaccccagagatccctccgttctgaggaccaagatctattggaagtccccagtgtcaagaccttgcgtctaacggcaaccagatgcagagccttcacagcaatagcgccatcagtctggaatgctctgccacctgaagttcgtgccctgcgggacttatcagctttccgcagggcatgcaagacatacctgtttcgacaggcttttaatgtttgatactgttgtttttaaattgttttaaattgcttttaaactttgttagattttatctattcttgtaagccgctccgagccccaggggagtggcggcatataagtttaaataataataaataaataaataaatagtttgaagccattgctccgcaccCTAGTCTCACCTTGATCGCTTGCCAGTCGGTGCAGATCCAAGAGTGCTTGGTTCACACTCTTTTCTAGATGAAGGGTTGCCTCCATGGCATCAATAGTTTTGCCCCAAGAATCCTTTTCTGGTTTCTTGATATCCTGCAGAAGAACTCGTCCACCACACTGGCTCTGGAACTTCAGCAGCTTCTCAGCGTGTTCTCGCTCCTCATGCAACTGTGACCGGAAGAATTCAGCAACATGTCAAAGGGAAACATCATCCAGGTCAAAGTAGGATGACATGGAGAGGTAGACATAGCTGGTGTACAGCTCCATGTTGACCATGCGATCTATGGCAGCTTCGCAGTCGTGGTGGTAGTTCTGGCAGATTTGGGACTCCATGGCGTTCTGGACAAGGAGGCTGGAGGGAGTCAACTGGAGGATGGCTTTCTCGCTTTGTGCGAACTGGAATCAGGAAGGATCTGAAATGGGGGctcaaaaagaaaggaaagaaggcgaAGAAGTGGTGCTGGACCAGGTCCCGTTCAAACACTGTTGAAGCAAGAACCCAGCTcatcatactgtggttttgtgtcagtataataaataataataataataataccaacaacaacaacaacagtggagGGTGGGAGCTACAGAGAATGTTCTTTGAAGTTGCTGGAGTACAAATATGATGAGTTTCTCATGGATCCTTTGTGGTGAATGTATTAAACCATATTTAGTTCCCTAGTGCTGATTATGGGGAACAACGAAGATGCTGTTTCCAtatattcagttaaaatccactgtAGCAACAACTTCTTAACACAATGTGTAATACATACATCACTTGCAGGTTCCTTTTATTCtataaggaagaagaaaacaatgctttgattttttttttacgttGAGATCTATTATCACTTTATTAAATTCAAATTTATCGCTGAATTTCTAATCAAAAAAGTGACTGTTAAAAcactataaaataaaacataaatttgACTTCGCTGAATCAAAGACACTATTAAAGGGGGAAAAATGACTTAATGGTCTGTCCAGCCTCGTAAATCTTATTGTTCATATAAAACAAGATGACAAAATTTATGTCCACCAAACCATAGTATTAATGCAGTCACAGTAGCTGGCAGTCAAAACAATTTCTTTATAATCTGATGTTTAAAAATTATGAGGGCCTATATAAAGCGATGTCTAGAAGGTAATATTTACACAGAAATGTTCTGCATAGAATCGAACTTTTGAAAGCCTGATGCCTGGAGACTCTTTCAATTGTATTTTGCCACCATGCTTCATGGGTGCCAAGTGCAgtcttttgctctgaggagttCCTTCCACATAATATTATGACCTACACAATTTACATTTCCATGTTTAATGCATCTGTTGGCTAAGTGTTGACCTTTTAGAAAGCAAATGTTTTAACCTAGAAGCCAAGGTTGCCACACTTTCTCCATTAACCTCCAGTTTGTGTAGGCCTATCTAGATAGACACACATACTTCTATAGAGATAATGTTTGTACAAACAGACCTTGGCAACATtattttttggaattgtagttcccaGAATACCACCTAGGTAATACTGACTACTAGGGCTGTgtaaccatggaaaaatggttacaattcaaggtgctggttttggcctacaaagcccggacccaattcaaggtgctgg containing:
- the LOC137097443 gene encoding ferritin heavy chain A-like translates to MESQICQNYHHDCEAAIDRMVNMELYTSYVYLSMSSYFDLDDLHEEREHAEKLLKFQSQCGGRVLLQDIKKPEKDSWGKTIDAMEATLHLEKSVNQALLDLHRLASDQVPPNRGAGLEAGMQLPPPPPPPPPHHHLLQPRTSAIKEWLWGF